One Candidatus Saccharibacteria bacterium DNA segment encodes these proteins:
- the rpsC gene encoding 30S ribosomal protein S3 gives MSRKINPTSFRLTVNKKWQSRWYSDQDYREKLTGDILLRKALDDYFTPRHAIAKIIFERTAKNTTVTVFTARPGVVIGKGGSNLEEVKQIIARIIKGNVKINVEEVKNPELDAELIAQNVAQQLEKRIPFRRAMKGAVESATRLGAKGAKVMVAGRLNGADMARTEQYSLGSIPLHTLRANIDFAKSEADTTYGVIGIKVWVYRR, from the coding sequence AAATGGCAAAGTCGTTGGTATAGTGATCAAGACTACCGAGAGAAGCTAACAGGAGATATTCTCCTGAGAAAAGCTCTTGATGACTACTTCACTCCAAGACATGCTATCGCTAAGATTATCTTTGAAAGAACTGCCAAGAATACTACAGTGACAGTTTTTACGGCCAGACCAGGAGTAGTGATTGGCAAGGGTGGCTCAAATCTAGAAGAGGTAAAACAAATTATTGCCAGAATCATTAAGGGTAATGTCAAGATTAATGTAGAGGAAGTTAAGAATCCTGAACTAGATGCTGAATTGATTGCTCAGAATGTTGCCCAACAATTAGAGAAAAGAATTCCCTTTAGGCGAGCTATGAAGGGTGCTGTTGAGAGTGCTACGAGATTGGGTGCCAAAGGAGCAAAGGTGATGGTAGCAGGTAGGTTAAATGGTGCAGACATGGCAAGAACAGAACAGTATTCTCTAGGTAGTATTCCTTTGCATACCTTACGTGCCAATATTGATTTTGCAAAATCTGAAGCTGATACTACTTACGGAGTAATTGGTATAAAAGTTTGGGTTTATAGGAGATAA
- the rplF gene encoding 50S ribosomal protein L6, giving the protein MSRIGNRPVTIAEGIEVKIENDQIVVSTGSKQLSQIIFPGLEVRVEDGKILVADKVGTLDSRAKHGLLRTLIDNMIIGLSKGFKKELKVVGVGYKASISGTKLTLNLGYSHPIEYQAPEGIIIDVNADTITVSGDQKQLVGQVASEIRRFRSPEPYKGKGIRYSDEKIVLKPGKTGKA; this is encoded by the coding sequence ATGAGTAGAATAGGCAATCGTCCAGTTACAATAGCAGAAGGCATAGAGGTCAAGATTGAAAACGATCAGATAGTCGTATCAACAGGCTCTAAACAACTTAGTCAAATAATATTTCCTGGTCTAGAAGTTAGAGTGGAAGATGGAAAGATCTTAGTCGCTGATAAAGTTGGTACATTGGATTCTCGTGCCAAGCATGGATTGCTTAGAACTTTAATTGACAATATGATCATTGGCCTAAGTAAGGGATTCAAGAAAGAACTTAAGGTGGTTGGAGTTGGCTATAAGGCTAGTATTAGTGGTACCAAGTTGACCCTTAATCTTGGCTATTCTCATCCGATAGAATACCAGGCTCCTGAAGGGATTATTATAGATGTCAATGCAGATACCATTACTGTTTCAGGGGACCAGAAGCAATTAGTTGGACAAGTGGCTAGTGAAATTAGAAGGTTTAGATCACCGGAGCCATATAAGGGTAAGGGTATACGTTATAGTGATGAGAAGATAGTTCTTAAGCCAGGTAAGACAGGAAAGGCATAA
- a CDS encoding mitochondrial small ribosomal subunit protein uS17m: protein MKKLIGKVVGVIDQRSVKLEIATTKRHPMYKKRFTTTKNFIVDFRDLDLQVGDYVVFADCSPVSRLKRHRVLEKLAKKEQQ from the coding sequence ATGAAAAAGCTAATAGGTAAAGTAGTGGGTGTGATTGATCAGAGGAGCGTAAAACTTGAGATTGCTACAACCAAACGTCATCCAATGTATAAGAAACGATTTACCACTACTAAGAATTTTATTGTAGACTTTAGGGATTTGGATCTTCAGGTAGGTGATTACGTGGTATTTGCAGATTGTTCACCTGTTAGCCGCCTAAAGAGACATCGGGTACTTGAAAAGCTTGCCAAAAAGGAGCAACAATGA
- a CDS encoding 50S ribosomal protein L18 produces MNELVNKRKTSQARSTRVRHKLRSVSNRPRLSINISNRRFSAQLIDDNSSKTICGYTAKISSSLGEQAIEVGRELGKLAVSNKVQAVALDRGSRAYGRRIDNFAKAAREAGLEF; encoded by the coding sequence ATGAATGAATTAGTAAATAAGCGCAAGACTAGCCAGGCCAGGTCAACTAGGGTTCGTCATAAGCTAAGAAGTGTTTCAAATCGACCAAGACTTAGTATTAATATTAGTAACCGTAGGTTTAGTGCGCAGTTAATTGATGATAATTCTTCAAAAACAATTTGTGGCTATACAGCCAAGATCAGTTCAAGCTTGGGTGAACAGGCTATAGAAGTAGGTCGAGAACTCGGTAAGTTGGCTGTTTCGAATAAGGTTCAAGCAGTAGCTCTTGATCGAGGTAGCAGGGCTTATGGTAGAAGAATAGATAATTTTGCAAAAGCAGCTAGAGAAGCTG
- the rpmC gene encoding 50S ribosomal protein L29, with translation MADLKKIREMKESELDRRLIQLSKEINSARIDIKMGKLNNVASLRSMRKELAQLKTIIRERRQAK, from the coding sequence ATGGCAGATTTAAAGAAAATTAGAGAAATGAAAGAATCAGAACTTGATAGAAGGTTGATTCAGCTATCAAAAGAGATTAACTCAGCAAGAATTGATATCAAAATGGGTAAGCTAAACAACGTTGCTTCTTTGAGGAGTATGAGAAAAGAGTTGGCGCAGTTAAAAACGATTATTAGAGAACGGAGACAAGCCAAATGA
- the rpsN gene encoding 30S ribosomal protein S14 produces the protein MAKKSMIARDKKRARVVKKYAKLRAELKASHDYNGLASLPRNANPIRVRNRCSVTGRPRGYIRKFGLSRITFREYASKGQVPGITKSSW, from the coding sequence ATGGCTAAGAAATCAATGATTGCTCGTGATAAGAAGCGAGCTAGGGTTGTTAAGAAGTATGCTAAATTGCGAGCTGAACTTAAGGCAAGCCATGATTATAATGGTTTGGCGAGTTTACCTCGTAATGCTAATCCGATTAGAGTTAGAAATCGTTGTAGCGTGACAGGTCGACCACGTGGATATATTAGAAAATTTGGCCTGAGTAGAATTACCTTTAGGGAATACGCTTCAAAGGGTCAGGTTCCTGGAATAACCAAATCAAGTTGGTAA
- the rpsH gene encoding 30S ribosomal protein S8, protein MSSDTIADFLTRIRNASRAKHTSLVVPYSKVKYRIAKILVNNGYLVSATQIQSKPYDLIELELPQISDRVLSLKRVSKPGRRIYVNAGEIPVVLGGQGIAIVSTSRGMMTGYEAYSKGIGGELICEVW, encoded by the coding sequence ATGAGTAGTGATACAATAGCAGATTTTTTAACAAGGATTAGGAATGCCTCTAGGGCTAAACATACTAGCTTGGTTGTTCCATATTCTAAGGTTAAGTATCGAATAGCAAAGATTTTAGTCAACAATGGATACTTGGTTTCTGCTACGCAGATTCAGTCTAAGCCATATGATCTGATTGAGTTAGAGTTACCTCAGATTTCAGATAGAGTTTTGAGTTTGAAACGAGTTAGTAAGCCTGGTAGAAGGATTTATGTCAATGCTGGCGAGATCCCTGTGGTTTTAGGCGGGCAAGGAATTGCAATTGTTTCAACATCAAGAGGGATGATGACTGGCTATGAAGCTTATAGTAAAGGTATTGGTGGTGAATTAATTTGTGAGGTTTGGTAA
- the rplE gene encoding 50S ribosomal protein L5 gives MSKIALQDSYSKAREQLRQDLGYNSIMAVPRIRKIVVSSGVGKANVDKRYLQDVESIIAIITAQKPVVTIAKKSISNFKLRKGMKVGSKVTLRGDKMFWFLERLIDIVLPRIRDFHGLNYKSFDAQGNYNLGFREHTIFPEIDIDKYTQQYGLQVTIVFDSINSPDSEALLRGIGMPLRKRGKNG, from the coding sequence ATGAGCAAAATAGCTTTGCAGGACAGTTATTCAAAAGCTAGAGAGCAACTTCGTCAAGATTTGGGTTATAATTCAATCATGGCTGTGCCTAGAATAAGGAAGATTGTTGTGAGTAGTGGGGTCGGTAAGGCTAATGTTGATAAACGCTACCTTCAGGATGTGGAGTCGATTATCGCTATTATCACTGCCCAAAAACCTGTTGTCACTATTGCCAAAAAAAGTATTTCAAATTTTAAACTTCGCAAGGGTATGAAAGTCGGAAGTAAGGTGACATTAAGGGGAGATAAGATGTTCTGGTTTTTAGAAAGACTAATCGACATTGTTCTTCCTAGAATTAGAGATTTCCATGGTCTAAATTATAAGTCTTTTGATGCACAAGGAAATTATAATCTTGGATTTAGAGAGCATACTATTTTTCCTGAGATTGATATTGATAAATACACTCAGCAATATGGTCTGCAGGTAACAATTGTCTTTGATAGTATCAATAGTCCCGATAGTGAAGCTTTGCTCAGAGGGATTGGGATGCCCCTAAGGAAGAGAGGTAAAAATGGCTAA
- the rplN gene encoding 50S ribosomal protein L14, giving the protein MIQQQTRLTVADNTGAKQLMCIKVIGGSRKRYARIGEVFIASVKEATPKGVVKKKQVVRAVLVRSKKEFSRADGSTLRFDENAAVIIDKANNPLGTRVFGPVARELREKGYSKLISLSPEVL; this is encoded by the coding sequence ATGATTCAACAACAAACCAGACTAACAGTTGCTGATAATACTGGAGCAAAACAACTGATGTGTATTAAGGTGATTGGTGGATCTAGAAAGCGTTATGCCAGGATAGGTGAAGTTTTTATTGCTAGTGTCAAAGAGGCTACACCAAAGGGTGTAGTTAAGAAGAAACAAGTCGTCAGAGCAGTTTTAGTTAGGAGCAAAAAAGAATTTAGTAGAGCAGATGGAAGTACGCTGAGATTTGATGAAAATGCGGCAGTGATTATTGATAAAGCGAATAACCCATTGGGCACTCGCGTTTTTGGACCCGTAGCTAGAGAATTAAGAGAGAAGGGTTATAGTAAGTTAATCTCTCTAAGTCCGGAGGTATTATAA
- the rplP gene encoding 50S ribosomal protein L16, with the protein MLTPKKTKYRKVFKGKNRGVAKRGSKISFGQYALKSMDHERITSRQIEAARRAMTRYMKRGGKVWIRIFPDIAVTKKPAEVRMGSGKGSLAHYVARVQPGRILFELDGVDLETAKEAMRLAAHKLPIKTKFIVKQ; encoded by the coding sequence ATGTTGACACCAAAGAAAACCAAGTATCGAAAAGTATTCAAAGGTAAGAATCGAGGAGTTGCCAAGCGAGGCTCTAAGATTAGTTTTGGCCAGTATGCTTTAAAGAGCATGGACCATGAAAGGATCACATCTAGACAGATTGAAGCTGCTCGTAGGGCAATGACTCGCTATATGAAGCGTGGTGGTAAGGTTTGGATTAGAATTTTTCCAGATATTGCTGTAACCAAGAAGCCAGCAGAAGTACGAATGGGCTCAGGAAAGGGTTCTTTGGCTCATTATGTTGCAAGGGTTCAACCTGGAAGAATTCTATTTGAATTAGATGGAGTAGACCTAGAAACTGCTAAAGAAGCAATGCGCTTGGCAGCTCATAAATTGCCAATAAAAACTAAATTTATAGTAAAGCAATAG
- the rplX gene encoding 50S ribosomal protein L24 — protein sequence MKLKLDDKVMVISGRDKGKIGKITRILPKTGKIVIEGINQAKKHQKAQGKLKAGLVDINIPLDPSKVMAIDPKTSRVSRIGYKVMEGKKTRVFVVSRFTNAKAKSVKKAEIKPNKTKEIQ from the coding sequence ATGAAACTCAAGCTGGATGATAAGGTTATGGTAATTAGTGGCAGAGACAAAGGTAAGATCGGTAAGATTACTAGGATTTTACCTAAGACGGGTAAGATTGTGATTGAAGGCATTAATCAGGCAAAGAAACATCAAAAAGCCCAGGGTAAACTAAAGGCAGGATTAGTTGATATCAATATCCCACTTGATCCTAGTAAGGTTATGGCGATTGATCCCAAAACCAGTCGTGTATCAAGAATTGGCTATAAAGTAATGGAAGGTAAGAAAACTCGAGTCTTTGTTGTCAGTCGGTTTACCAATGCCAAGGCCAAATCTGTTAAAAAGGCTGAAATTAAGCCTAATAAGACTAAGGAGATACAATGA